One Vigna unguiculata cultivar IT97K-499-35 chromosome 11, ASM411807v1, whole genome shotgun sequence DNA window includes the following coding sequences:
- the LOC114170367 gene encoding putative pentatricopeptide repeat-containing protein At3g11460, mitochondrial, with translation MSLLKVTALLPKPCFTTTLNSLECGSLLQSFSNSKSLTQAQQLHAHVTTGGNLRHNTYLATKLAACYAACGHMPHAQLIFDQIVLKNSFLWNSMIRGYACHHSPTKSLVLYREMLRFGQKPDKFTYPFVLKACGDLLLRGIGRKVHALVVVGGLEEDVYVGNSILSMYLKFGDVAAAQVVFDKMPLRDLTSWNTMVSGCVKNGETQGAFEIFGEMRRVGVVGDGTTLLALLSACGDVMDLKVGKEIHGHVVRNGGNGKVYNGFLVNSIIDMYCNCESISCARKLFEGLIVKDIVSWNSLISGYEKRGDAFEVLELFGRMVEGSEVPDEVTVISVLGACNQISALRLGTSVHSYGVKRGYGVNVAVGTALIGMYANCGSLICACCVFDEMPEKNLAVWTVMVTGFGIHGRGREAVSIFYEMLGTNVTPDEGIFTAVLSACSHSGLVDEGKEIFYKVTRDYNVDPGPTHYACLVDLLGRAGYLDEAYAVIQSMKLEPNEDVWTALLSACRLHRNVKLAEISAQKLFELNPNGASGYVCLSNIYAAERRWKDVENVRALVKKSRLKKAPSYSFVELNKMFHQFFVGDTSHQQSDDIYAKLKDLNEQLKKAGYKPDTTSVLFDVEEEIKEKMLWNHSERLALAFALITTAPGTTIRITKNLRVCGDCHTVIKMISKLTDREIIMRDISRFHHFRDGLCSCGGYW, from the coding sequence ATGTCACTACTCAAGGTAACAGCTCTTCTTCCCAAACCTTGTTTCACTACCACCCTCAATTCTCTAGAATGTGGAAGCTTGCTGCAATCCTTCTCCAATTCCAAATCCTTAACTCAAGCCCAGCAACTCCACGCACACGTCACCACCGGCGGAAACCTCCGCCACAACACCTATCTCGCCACCAAGCTTGCTGCATGCTATGCCGCCTGCGGCCACATGCCCCATGCCCAACTCATCTTCGACCAAATTGTGCTAAAGAATTCGTTTCTCTGGAACTCCATGATCAGGGGCTACGCCTGCCACCACTCTCCCACTAAGTCCCTTGTTCTCTACCGTGAAATGTTGCGTTTTGGACAGAAGCCAGACAAATTCACCTACCCTTTTGTCCTGAAGGCCTGTGGGGACCTTCTGCTTCGCGGAATTGGTAGAAAGGTTCACGCTTTGGTGGTAGTTGGTGGGTTGGAGGAGGATGTTTACGTGGGGAACTCGATACTATCAATGTACTTAAAGTTTGGTGACGTGGCAGCTGCGCAGGTGGTGTTTGATAAAATGCCTCTCAGGGACTTGACTTCTTGGAACACCATGGTTTCGGGGTGTGTGAAGAATGGTGAGACTCAGGGAGCTTTTGAGATTTTTGGGGAGATGAGAAGGGTTGGTGTTGTGGGAGATGGGACCACCTTGCTTGCTCTTCTCTCCGCTTGCGGGGATGTTATGGATTTGAAGGTGGGGAAAGAGATTCATGGTCATGTTGTTAGAAATGGTGGGAATGGAAAAGTGTATAATGGGTTTTTAGTGAATTCAATTATTGACATGTACTGCAACTGTGAGTCTATATCTTGTGCAAGGAAGTTATTTGAAGGGTTAATAGTGAAGGATATTGTGTCGTGGAATTCTTTGATATCCGGGTATGAGAAACGTGGGGATGCTTTTGAAGTTCTTGAGCTTTTTGGTCGGATGGTTGAGGGAAGTGAAGTGCCGGATGAGGTGACCGTGATTTCAGTGCTTGGGGCTTGTAATCAAATCTCGGCTTTGCGGTTGGGCACGTCTGTTCATTCGTATGGTGTTAAGAGGGGCTATGGAGTGAATGTAGCTGTTGGAACTGCACTTATTGGCATGTATGCTAACTGTGGGAGTTTAATTTGTGCGTGTTGTGTGTTTGATGAGATGCCTGAGAAAAATTTGGCTGTTTGGACTGTTATGGTTACTGGATTTGGAATTCATGGGAGGGGAAGAGAGGCCGTCTCCATTTTTTACGAAATGTTAGGTACAAATGTAACTCCAGATGAGGGCATTTTCACTGCAGTTTTATCTGCATGTAGTCATTCTGGATTAGTGGATGAGGGTAAAGAAATTTTCTATAAAGTTACTAGAGACTATAATGTAGACCCTGGACCCACTCATTATGCATGTTTAGTGGATCTACTTGGCAGAGCAGGGTACTTAGATGAAGCATATGCAGTTATACAGAGTATGAAATTAGAACCCAATGAGGATGTGTGGACTGCTCTTCTTTCAGCATGCAGATTGCATCGGAATGTCAAGTTAGCAGAGATCTCGGCGCAGAAGCTTTTTGAATTGAATCCAAATGGAGCGAGTGGCTATGTTTGCCTTTCCAACATCTATGCTGCTGAGAGACGGTGGAAGGATGTAGAAAATGTGAGGGCATTGGTGAAAAAAAGCAGATTGAAGAAAGCACCTAGTTACAGTTTTGTTGAGCTAAATAAAATGTTTCATCAATTTTTTGTTGGGGATACTTCCCACCAGCAGTCGGATGATATTTACGCGAAATTGAAAGACTTGAATGAGCAGCTGAAGAAAGCTGGATACAAACCTGACACTACTTCAGTTCTTTTCGATGTTGAGGAGGAAATAAAGGAGAAAATGCTGTGGAATCATAGCGAGAGGTTGGCACTTGCTTTTGCCCTTATTACCACTGCTCCGGGAACCACAATCAGGATAACCAAGAATCTTCGTGTGTGTGGAGATTGCCACACAGtaataaaaatgatttctaAGCTCACAGATCGGGAGATTATCATGCGAGATATAAGTAGGTTCCATCATTTTAGAGATGGCTTATGCTCATGTGGTGGATATTGGTGA
- the LOC114169502 gene encoding beta-amylase, producing MVTSDRNMLQNYVPVYVMLPLGVVTVDNVFADPNGLKEQLLKLRATGIDGVMVDVWWGIIEQKGPKQYDWRAYRILFQLVQECGLKLQAIMSFHQCGGNVGDVVNIPIPKWVLDIGESDPDIFYTNRSGTRNKEYLTIGVDDKPMFHGRTAIEIYSDYMQSFRENMSDFLESGLIIDIEVGLGPAGELRYPSYPQSQGWQFPGIGEFQCYDKYLKADFKAAAARAGHPEWELPDDAGQYNDVPESTGFFKLNGTYVTEKGKFFLTWYSNKLLSHGDQILEKANKAFQGCKVKLAIKVSGIHWWYRVENHAAELTAGYYNLNDRDGYRPIARMLSRHHAILNFTCLEMRDTEQSSDAKSAPQELVMQVLSGGWREDILVAGENALPRYDSTAYNQIILNARPQGVNKNGPPKLMMFGVTYLRLSDDLLQQSNYDTFKKFVLKMHADQGYCADPQNYNHVITPLKPSGPKIPIEVLLEATKPIPPFPWLPETDMKIDG from the exons ATGGTTACTTCAGACAGAAACATGTTACAGAACTACGTTCCAGTTTATGTCATGCTCCCA CTAGGAGTTGTCACTGTTGACAACGTTTTTGCAGACCCTAATGGCCTCAAAGAACAGCTTTTGAAGCTAAGAGCAACGGGTATTGATGGGGTTATGGTTGATGTGTGGTGGGGGATCATAGAACAAAAGGGGCCTAAGCAGTATGATTGGAGAGCCTATAGGATCTTGTTTCAGCTGGTTCAGGAATGTGGCTTGAAACTTCAAGCTATTATGTCATTCCATCAGTGTGGAGGGAATGTAGGAGATGTAGTTAACATTCCCATTCCCAAGTGGGTGCTCGACATTGGAGAATCTGATCCTGATATCTTCTACACCAACCGTTCAGGCACAAGGAATAAGGAGTATCTAACTATTGGTGTGGACGATAAGCCTATGTTCCATGGAAGAACAGCCATTGAG ATATACAGTGACTACATGCAGAGTTTCAGAGAAAACATGTCAGATTTTTTAGAATCTGGACTTATTATAGACATTGAAGTAGGGCTTGGTCCAGCAGGAGAGCTCAGATATCCCTCTTATCCACAAAGTCAAGGATGGCAGTTTCCTGGTATTGGAGAATTTCAG TGCTATGACAAGTATTTGAAGGCAGATTTCAAAGCAGCTGCAGCAAGGGCTGGCCATCCTGAATGGGAACTGCCAGATGACGCAGGCCAGTATAATGATGTTCCAGAATCTACGggatttttcaaattaaatggCACATATGTCACTGAGAAAGGGAAGTTCTTCTTGACTTGGTATTCAAACAAATTGCTGAGTCATGGTGATCAGATCCTAGAGAAAGCCAACAAAGCATTCCAGGGCTGTAAAGTCAAATTAGCGATCAAA GTATCTGGAATCCACTGGTGGTACAGAGTTGAAAATCACGCTGCTGAGCTTACTGCTGGATATTACAACCTTAATGATAGAGACGGATATCGTCCCATTGCAAGAATGCTGTCTCGCCATCATGCCATTTTGAACTTTACGTGTCTTGAGATGAGGGACACAGAACAAAGCTCAGATGCCAAAAGTGCACCACAGGAGCTCGTAATGCAG GTATTGAGTGGAGGTTGGAGAGAAGACATCCTAGTTGCTGGAGAAAATGCACTTCCAAGGTATGATTCCACAGCATACAACCAAATCATACTGAACGCAAGGCCACAAGGCGTCAACAAAAATGGCCCTCCAAAACTAATGATGTTTGGAGTGACATATCTTCGCCTATCAGATGATCTACTGCAACAATCAAATTATGACACGTTCAAAAAATTTGTGCTAAAGATGCATGCAGATCAG GGTTACTGTGCAGACCCTCAAAACTACAATCATGTCATAACTCCATTGAAGCCATCGGGACCAAAGATTCCCATTGAGGTTCTTCTTGAAGCGACTAAACCAATACCACCATTCCCCTGGCTTCCAGAGACAGATATGAAAATTGATGGCTGA